A stretch of the Arthrobacter sp. PAMC 25486 genome encodes the following:
- a CDS encoding LacI family DNA-binding transcriptional regulator gives MNTFLARLGTGKYNVEKRDSWGSLSKVEMKNGKIGIRDVAAHAGVSVGTVSNVLNHPDGVTKRNLSNVLQSMEELGFVRNDLARQLRMGGGTTIGLVVLNISNPFFSDLAHALEEEAERSGHTVIIGSSDQNPEREGRYIDLFEEQRVRGMLIAPLEGETARLTRLSSRGMPVVLFDSSADPKHFCSVTLDGAAGGHMAMAHLIATGRRRVVFAGGPISQVAERLTGVSRAAQENDGVSLSLMETRDLTVAEGRAVGDKIAALPADSRPDAVFAANDLLAVGILQSLIMAPDIRVPEDIALIGYDDIDFAESTMVPLSTIRQPLELIAREALRLLQEESDPASGHVHARHQFLPELVVRESTRPQG, from the coding sequence ATGAACACTTTTCTGGCCCGTTTAGGTACTGGCAAGTACAATGTCGAGAAACGTGACAGCTGGGGATCACTATCGAAGGTTGAGATGAAGAACGGTAAAATTGGAATTCGCGACGTCGCGGCCCATGCGGGGGTGTCGGTTGGCACCGTCTCCAACGTTCTTAACCATCCTGACGGGGTGACGAAACGCAACTTGTCTAACGTCTTGCAGTCCATGGAAGAGTTGGGCTTCGTTCGCAACGACCTCGCCCGCCAACTCCGGATGGGGGGTGGCACCACCATAGGGCTGGTGGTGCTCAATATTTCCAACCCTTTTTTCTCCGATCTGGCCCACGCCCTAGAAGAAGAAGCTGAACGGAGCGGGCACACCGTCATCATCGGCTCGAGCGACCAAAACCCGGAACGCGAAGGCCGGTACATTGACCTCTTTGAAGAACAACGCGTCCGGGGCATGCTCATCGCGCCGCTCGAGGGCGAGACCGCGCGGCTGACGCGGCTGAGCTCCCGAGGCATGCCTGTGGTCCTGTTTGACAGCTCAGCAGATCCGAAGCACTTCTGCTCTGTCACCCTTGACGGAGCGGCCGGTGGTCACATGGCCATGGCGCACTTGATAGCGACGGGGCGCCGTCGTGTAGTTTTTGCCGGTGGACCAATATCCCAGGTTGCCGAACGTCTCACCGGAGTGAGCCGTGCGGCCCAGGAAAATGATGGAGTCTCACTTTCCTTGATGGAGACTCGCGACCTGACGGTGGCCGAAGGGCGTGCGGTCGGAGACAAGATTGCGGCTCTGCCAGCAGACTCCAGACCCGACGCCGTTTTCGCAGCCAATGACTTGTTGGCGGTGGGTATTTTGCAGTCGCTCATCATGGCTCCGGATATTCGGGTTCCAGAAGACATTGCCTTAATTGGCTATGACGACATTGATTTTGCCGAATCGACTATGGTGCCCTTATCCACTATTCGGCAGCCACTGGAACTCATTGCACGAGAAGCATTGCGACTGTTGCAGGAGGAGTCCGATCCCGCGTCGGGCCACGTGCACGCCCGTCATCAGTTCCTGCCAGAACTGGTCGTGCGCGAAAGCACCAGACCGCAGGGGTAG
- a CDS encoding LacI family DNA-binding transcriptional regulator, with translation MRAASIKDVANHAGVAVGTVSNVLNYPERVASKTRDRVQTSIAELGFVRNDVARQLRAGHSRTIGLVVLDIGNPFFSSVARAAEDAAAEGGSAVVLGNSGHDARRELHYIDLFEEQRVQGVLISPVTENSKRLAALTARGTKVVLVDSPSSEGEFSSVSVDDVSGGYMATKHLLDIGRRKIAFVAGPQQFHQVTDRLSGAMRAVTEVPGATLEVLQAADLTVLAGRGIGDSLVERERSLLPDGLFCANDLLALGVMQSLTVLHTLRIPQDVALVGYDDIDFAASAVVPLSSIRQPTALIGRTAVELLTEQLGDPSAPPRSIVFKPELVIRESTAGNTGR, from the coding sequence ATGCGGGCTGCAAGCATCAAGGACGTTGCCAACCATGCAGGCGTGGCCGTGGGCACGGTGTCAAATGTCCTGAACTATCCGGAACGGGTTGCCTCAAAAACACGGGACCGGGTCCAGACGTCCATTGCCGAACTGGGTTTTGTCCGCAATGACGTGGCCCGCCAGCTAAGGGCCGGGCACAGCCGCACTATTGGCCTGGTGGTCCTGGACATTGGCAACCCATTCTTTTCTTCCGTTGCACGCGCAGCAGAAGACGCCGCGGCGGAAGGAGGCAGCGCCGTCGTCCTTGGAAACAGCGGCCACGACGCCAGGCGGGAGTTGCACTACATCGATCTCTTTGAGGAGCAGCGGGTCCAAGGTGTGCTCATTTCCCCGGTCACAGAGAACTCCAAGCGCCTGGCAGCGCTCACAGCACGCGGGACCAAGGTCGTCCTCGTGGACAGCCCGTCAAGTGAGGGTGAATTCAGCTCCGTGTCTGTCGATGACGTCTCTGGCGGCTATATGGCAACAAAACACTTGCTGGATATCGGCCGGCGCAAGATTGCCTTCGTCGCGGGACCTCAGCAGTTTCACCAGGTAACGGATCGGCTCTCGGGTGCCATGCGCGCGGTGACGGAAGTTCCCGGCGCCACACTGGAGGTTCTGCAGGCAGCAGACCTGACGGTTCTGGCCGGTCGCGGCATTGGAGACTCCCTCGTAGAACGAGAGCGCAGCCTCTTGCCCGACGGGCTGTTTTGCGCCAATGACCTGCTCGCACTGGGCGTCATGCAGTCATTGACGGTGTTGCACACCTTGCGGATCCCGCAGGATGTGGCCCTGGTTGGCTACGACGACATCGATTTCGCCGCCTCTGCGGTGGTGCCACTGAGCTCCATCCGACAGCCTACTGCGCTCATTGGCAGGACCGCAGTGGAACTCCTCACAGAGCAACTAGGTGACCCAAGCGCTCCACCGCGCTCCATAGTTTTCAAGCCGGAATTGGTCATCAGGGAAAGCACCGCAGGCAACACGGGCAGATAG
- a CDS encoding L-rhamnose mutarotase encodes MRVCFRSAVDPSRLQAYKEAHAKVWPEMLRALKAAGWNDYTLHLGEDGLLIGIVECNDLDAARARMALTEVNGRWQAEMAKLFTPSESNPDERFIVLDEVFSLEEQLAAASNNNEGCAK; translated from the coding sequence ATGCGCGTTTGTTTTCGGTCCGCGGTGGACCCCAGCCGCCTCCAGGCCTACAAGGAAGCCCACGCAAAAGTGTGGCCCGAGATGCTCCGGGCACTCAAGGCTGCCGGCTGGAATGACTACACACTGCACCTGGGCGAGGACGGGCTCCTGATCGGCATTGTTGAGTGCAACGACCTCGACGCGGCAAGGGCCCGCATGGCGTTGACAGAAGTCAACGGCAGGTGGCAGGCCGAAATGGCCAAGCTCTTCACGCCGTCGGAATCCAACCCCGACGAAAGATTCATTGTCCTCGACGAAGTTTTCAGTCTTGAAGAACAGTTGGCTGCTGCCAGCAACAACAACGAAGGATGCGCAAAATGA
- the rhaI gene encoding L-rhamnose isomerase — protein MNDMAAALGRLDDLAIEVPSWAYGNSGTRFKVFGTPGTPRTVHEKIADAAQVHKLTGLAPLVSLHIPWDKVEDYDALNAYAAEHGVGLGTINSNTFQDDIYKFGSLTHVDAAVRRQAIDHHFECIDVMDATGSRDLKIWLADGTNYPGQGDMRGRQDRLAESLQEIYARLDENQRMVLEYKFFEPAFYHMDVPDWGTSYAQTLALGEKALVCLDTGHHAPGTNIEFIVAQLLRLGKLGSFDFNSRFYADDDLIVGAADPYQLFRIMYEVIRGDGLGADSGVALMLDQCHNLEEKIPGQIRSVLNVQEMTARALLVDRAALTEAQNAGDVLGANDIFSNAFYTDVRPVLAEWRESRGLPADPLAAFAASGYQKQINDERVGGTQAGWGA, from the coding sequence ATGAATGACATGGCAGCGGCCCTGGGCCGCTTGGACGACCTGGCCATTGAGGTCCCTTCGTGGGCTTACGGCAACTCCGGCACCCGCTTCAAGGTGTTTGGCACACCCGGCACGCCCCGCACGGTGCACGAAAAGATCGCCGATGCCGCGCAGGTGCACAAGCTAACGGGCCTGGCACCGTTGGTCTCACTGCACATCCCGTGGGACAAGGTAGAGGACTATGACGCGCTGAACGCTTACGCCGCAGAGCACGGCGTCGGCCTGGGCACCATCAACTCCAACACCTTCCAGGACGACATCTACAAGTTCGGCTCCCTGACCCACGTGGACGCAGCTGTCCGCCGCCAGGCAATCGACCACCACTTTGAGTGCATCGATGTCATGGACGCCACCGGCTCCCGCGACCTGAAGATCTGGCTCGCCGACGGCACCAACTACCCCGGCCAGGGCGACATGCGCGGCCGCCAGGACCGCCTCGCCGAGTCGCTGCAGGAGATCTACGCCCGCCTCGACGAGAACCAGCGCATGGTCCTGGAATACAAGTTCTTCGAGCCGGCTTTCTACCACATGGACGTCCCGGACTGGGGCACCTCCTACGCCCAGACCCTCGCCCTCGGCGAGAAGGCGCTGGTCTGCCTCGACACCGGCCACCACGCCCCCGGCACCAACATTGAGTTCATCGTGGCCCAGCTGCTGCGCCTGGGCAAGCTCGGTTCCTTCGACTTCAACTCGCGCTTCTACGCCGACGATGACCTGATCGTTGGTGCGGCAGATCCGTACCAGCTGTTCCGCATCATGTACGAGGTCATCCGCGGCGACGGCCTCGGCGCCGACTCCGGCGTGGCCCTCATGCTCGACCAGTGCCACAACCTGGAAGAGAAGATCCCCGGCCAGATCCGCTCCGTGCTGAACGTGCAGGAAATGACGGCCCGTGCCCTCCTCGTGGACCGCGCAGCCCTCACCGAAGCGCAAAACGCCGGCGACGTCCTCGGCGCGAACGACATCTTCTCCAACGCCTTCTACACCGACGTCCGCCCGGTCCTCGCCGAATGGCGCGAATCCCGCGGCCTGCCCGCGGACCCACTGGCCGCCTTTGCCGCGAGCGGCTACCAGAAGCAAATCAATGACGAGCGCGTGGGCGGAACCCAGGCCGGATGGGGCGCATAA
- a CDS encoding bifunctional rhamnulose-1-phosphate aldolase/short-chain dehydrogenase, translating into MTDTPSTTAAPATAQAGTDTVAELISRSNRLGADKRNTNYAGGNTSAKGTAKDPVTGEDVELLWVKGSGGDLGTLEESGLAVLRLDRMRALVNTYPGVEREDEMVAAFDYCLHGKGGAAPSIDTAMHGFIDAAHVDHLHPDSGIAIATAADGEELTGKIFGNKVAWVPWRRPGFQLGLDIAAIKDNNPGAVGTILGGHGITAWGATSEEAEANSLWIIETAEAYINANSCKDPFGAALPGYGALSEGERRAKAAALAPTIRGLASTDKAAVGHFNDDAAVLDFLASAEHPRLGALGTSCPDHFLRTKVTPLVLDLPADASIEDSIARLKELHAEYRTDYAAYYERNAVEDSPAMRGADPAIVLVPGVGMFSYGANKQTARVAGEFYLNAINVMRGAEALSTYAPIDEAEKFRIEYWALEEAKLARMPKPKSHATRIALVTGAASGIGKAIATRLAAEGACIVIADLNLEAAQAVALELGGPDVAIGIQADVTDESAVRAAVDAAVLAFGGLDLVVNNAGLSISKPLLETTEKDWDLQHDVMAKGSFLVSKAAAKVLIEQDMGGDIIYISSKNSVFAGPNNIAYSATKADQAHQVRLLAAELGEYGVRVNGINPDGVVRGSGIFAGGWGAKRAAVYGVDEEKLGEYYAQRTLLKREVLPENVANAAAVLTSAELSHTTGLHIPVDAGVAAAFLR; encoded by the coding sequence ATGACTGATACACCAAGCACGACGGCGGCACCCGCCACCGCGCAGGCCGGCACCGACACAGTGGCTGAGTTGATCTCCCGCTCCAACCGGTTGGGTGCGGACAAGCGCAACACCAACTACGCTGGCGGCAACACCTCCGCGAAGGGCACCGCCAAGGACCCGGTGACCGGGGAAGACGTGGAACTGCTGTGGGTCAAGGGCTCCGGCGGGGACCTCGGCACCCTTGAGGAATCAGGCCTGGCCGTGCTGCGCCTGGACCGCATGCGCGCCCTGGTCAACACCTACCCGGGCGTTGAGCGTGAAGATGAAATGGTCGCCGCCTTTGACTATTGCCTGCACGGCAAGGGCGGTGCGGCGCCGTCGATCGACACTGCCATGCACGGCTTCATCGACGCCGCCCACGTTGACCACCTGCACCCGGACTCCGGCATCGCCATCGCCACGGCGGCCGACGGCGAGGAACTGACCGGCAAGATCTTCGGCAACAAGGTTGCCTGGGTGCCGTGGCGCCGCCCCGGCTTCCAGCTGGGCCTGGACATTGCCGCGATCAAGGACAACAACCCCGGCGCGGTCGGCACCATCCTCGGCGGCCACGGCATCACCGCCTGGGGCGCCACCAGCGAAGAGGCGGAAGCCAATTCGCTGTGGATCATTGAAACGGCCGAGGCCTACATCAACGCCAACTCCTGCAAGGATCCGTTCGGTGCGGCACTGCCCGGCTACGGCGCCCTGTCCGAGGGGGAGCGCCGCGCCAAGGCAGCAGCCCTGGCCCCGACGATCCGCGGACTCGCCTCCACGGACAAGGCCGCCGTTGGCCACTTCAACGACGACGCCGCCGTGCTGGACTTCCTCGCCTCGGCCGAACATCCGCGCCTGGGAGCCCTGGGCACCAGCTGCCCTGACCACTTCCTGCGCACCAAGGTCACCCCGCTCGTCCTGGATCTGCCGGCAGATGCCTCGATCGAAGACTCCATTGCACGCCTGAAGGAGCTTCACGCCGAATACCGCACGGACTACGCGGCCTACTATGAGCGCAATGCGGTTGAGGATTCCCCGGCCATGCGCGGCGCTGACCCGGCCATTGTGCTGGTGCCGGGCGTTGGCATGTTCTCCTACGGCGCGAACAAGCAGACCGCACGGGTTGCCGGGGAGTTCTACCTCAACGCCATCAACGTCATGCGCGGCGCCGAGGCGCTCTCCACCTACGCACCCATCGACGAGGCGGAGAAGTTCCGCATCGAATACTGGGCGTTGGAAGAGGCCAAGCTGGCCCGTATGCCCAAGCCCAAATCCCACGCCACCCGCATCGCTTTGGTGACCGGTGCGGCGTCGGGCATTGGCAAGGCCATCGCCACCCGGCTGGCCGCCGAAGGTGCCTGCATTGTGATTGCCGACCTGAACTTGGAGGCGGCCCAGGCCGTCGCCCTGGAACTGGGTGGGCCAGACGTGGCCATTGGCATCCAGGCTGACGTCACCGACGAATCTGCTGTGCGTGCCGCCGTTGACGCAGCCGTGCTGGCATTCGGCGGACTGGATTTGGTGGTGAACAACGCCGGGCTGTCCATCTCCAAGCCGCTGCTGGAAACCACCGAGAAAGACTGGGACCTGCAGCACGACGTCATGGCCAAGGGCTCGTTCCTCGTGTCAAAGGCCGCTGCAAAGGTGCTCATCGAACAGGACATGGGCGGGGACATCATCTACATCTCCTCCAAGAACTCCGTGTTTGCCGGCCCCAACAACATCGCGTACTCTGCCACGAAGGCGGACCAGGCCCATCAGGTGCGCCTGCTCGCCGCCGAACTGGGCGAATACGGCGTCCGCGTGAACGGCATCAACCCCGACGGCGTGGTCCGCGGCTCCGGCATCTTCGCCGGCGGCTGGGGTGCCAAGCGCGCTGCCGTGTACGGCGTGGATGAGGAAAAGCTGGGCGAATACTACGCCCAGCGCACACTGCTCAAGCGCGAGGTGCTGCCGGAGAACGTGGCCAACGCCGCCGCCGTGCTCACCTCCGCCGAGCTGTCGCACACCACGGGCCTGCACATCCCCGTCGACGCCGGCGTGGCAGCGGCCTTCCTGCGATGA
- a CDS encoding rhamnulokinase family protein, with product MTAAPAVPGAALFTAVDIGASSGRVIVGGVGGGAAELHVVHRFPNGVVDRVGALHWDFDALFAEVLTGLRAAADHAAAVGGVIASIGIDTWAVDYGLVDAAGELAGPPFSYRDGRGPRAVAGVHERIGPERLYETTGLQHLPFNTIFQLAAEQAPGLAGHQALLIPDLIAFKLTGSRRTESTNASTTGLYDAVAGEWATEFLAALDLPVELFPPLIEPGETIGTLLPAVAARTGLPAATQVVAVGSHDTASAVAAVPARGPKFAYISSGTWSLVGVELDAPVLTEASRTANFTNERGVDGTTRYLRNVGGLWLLSESIRAWEQETHDAGSPASAPAALAPPLPGLLAAAAAEPAGGPLIDVDSADFIAPGNMPERIRAAVNATGVTLETRPAAVVRCILDSLAASYATTVRQAGRLSGKPVDVIHIVGGGSQNELLCQLTANATGLPVVAGPVEATALGNVLIQARAAGAAPTALPDLRAIVATSHPGTRYVPQS from the coding sequence ATGACAGCTGCTCCTGCCGTACCTGGTGCGGCACTGTTTACCGCCGTCGACATTGGCGCGTCCTCCGGGCGCGTCATCGTCGGCGGCGTCGGGGGAGGCGCGGCCGAACTGCACGTGGTGCACCGCTTTCCGAATGGCGTGGTGGACCGTGTTGGTGCCTTGCACTGGGACTTCGATGCACTGTTCGCCGAAGTGCTCACCGGTCTGCGGGCCGCCGCCGACCACGCGGCGGCCGTTGGTGGGGTGATCGCCAGCATCGGCATCGACACCTGGGCCGTTGACTATGGCCTCGTTGATGCCGCCGGCGAGCTGGCCGGGCCGCCCTTCAGCTACCGCGACGGCCGAGGCCCCCGGGCAGTGGCCGGCGTGCACGAACGCATCGGCCCGGAACGGTTGTATGAAACCACGGGCCTGCAGCACCTGCCGTTCAACACGATCTTCCAGTTGGCTGCTGAACAGGCGCCGGGCTTGGCCGGACACCAGGCCCTGCTGATCCCCGACCTCATCGCCTTCAAGCTCACCGGCAGCCGCCGCACCGAGTCCACGAATGCCTCCACCACGGGCCTGTACGACGCCGTGGCGGGGGAGTGGGCCACCGAATTCCTGGCCGCCCTGGACCTGCCGGTCGAGCTCTTCCCGCCGCTCATTGAACCGGGGGAAACCATCGGCACGCTGCTGCCTGCGGTTGCCGCGCGAACCGGGTTGCCGGCAGCCACCCAGGTGGTGGCCGTCGGCTCGCACGACACCGCATCCGCAGTGGCAGCCGTCCCCGCGAGGGGCCCCAAATTTGCCTACATTTCCTCCGGCACCTGGTCGCTGGTGGGCGTGGAGCTGGATGCTCCGGTCCTGACGGAGGCCAGCCGGACGGCGAATTTCACCAACGAGCGCGGCGTGGACGGCACCACCCGCTACCTGCGCAACGTAGGCGGCCTGTGGCTGCTCAGCGAGTCGATCCGGGCGTGGGAACAGGAAACGCACGACGCCGGGTCCCCGGCATCCGCGCCCGCAGCACTTGCGCCGCCCCTCCCGGGGCTGCTGGCTGCCGCGGCTGCCGAACCGGCCGGTGGTCCGCTGATCGACGTGGATTCCGCGGACTTCATCGCCCCCGGAAACATGCCCGAACGCATCAGGGCCGCCGTCAACGCAACGGGAGTGACACTGGAAACCCGGCCAGCCGCCGTCGTGCGTTGCATTCTGGACAGTCTCGCCGCATCCTACGCGACGACTGTCCGTCAGGCGGGCCGGCTCTCAGGTAAGCCTGTGGACGTCATCCACATTGTGGGCGGCGGATCCCAAAACGAGCTGCTGTGCCAGCTCACGGCCAACGCAACGGGCCTGCCCGTCGTGGCCGGACCCGTGGAGGCCACGGCGCTCGGCAACGTCCTGATCCAGGCACGGGCGGCAGGGGCGGCGCCCACCGCGCTGCCGGATTTGCGGGCGATCGTCGCCACCAGCCACCCCGGAACCAGGTACGTTCCGCAGTCCTGA
- a CDS encoding FAD-binding oxidoreductase, protein MVSAKAPEHVVVVGAGIIGLSTAWYLQEHGIKVTVVDRGGVASGASWGNAGWLTPALTLPLSEPSVLTTGFKAMFDPASPLYIPVSTDPSLLKFLLGFARNCTPGKWRAAMAVFAEIGRTGIDAFDELAAGTPPMAQAAHPADPFLTGFASIKDRDALVKEFHVIRETGGQVDFTLISGEEIRALEPTLGAGVVAGIEIRNQQFINPPAFMKSLAETVVARGATLVNAFNVTDVRDTGSGVDVIGSEGRSLQADAVVLATGAWLGALARKFGVNRVVQAGRGYSFTVVPDEMPSHPIYFPAQRVACTPLGDRFRVAGMMEFRNVDAPLDPRRIKAIVDAASPMFTGINWEDRAEEWVGSRPCTTDGFPLVGATRSPRVHVAGGHGMWGIALGPLTGKMVAAGITGNTPPASIRHFNPLR, encoded by the coding sequence GTGGTCAGTGCAAAGGCGCCTGAGCATGTAGTGGTTGTTGGTGCAGGAATCATCGGATTGTCCACCGCCTGGTATTTGCAGGAACACGGGATCAAGGTCACTGTCGTTGACCGGGGAGGTGTGGCTTCGGGCGCTTCCTGGGGCAATGCGGGCTGGCTCACGCCTGCGCTGACGCTGCCGCTGAGCGAACCGTCCGTGCTGACGACCGGATTCAAGGCCATGTTCGACCCGGCATCCCCGCTCTACATCCCCGTTTCAACCGATCCGTCACTGCTGAAGTTCCTGCTGGGCTTTGCCCGCAACTGCACACCGGGAAAATGGCGGGCAGCAATGGCGGTCTTTGCCGAAATTGGCCGCACCGGAATCGACGCTTTTGACGAACTGGCGGCGGGAACCCCGCCCATGGCGCAGGCCGCCCACCCGGCCGATCCGTTCCTGACCGGCTTCGCCTCCATCAAGGACCGGGACGCCCTGGTCAAGGAATTCCATGTCATCCGCGAAACCGGCGGGCAGGTGGATTTCACGCTCATCTCTGGCGAAGAAATCCGTGCACTGGAACCCACCCTGGGTGCCGGTGTGGTTGCCGGCATTGAGATCCGCAACCAGCAGTTCATCAATCCGCCCGCCTTCATGAAGTCGCTGGCCGAAACAGTGGTTGCCCGCGGTGCCACCCTGGTCAATGCCTTCAACGTGACCGATGTCCGCGACACGGGCAGCGGCGTGGACGTGATTGGTTCGGAAGGGCGCTCGTTGCAGGCCGACGCCGTCGTGCTTGCGACCGGTGCCTGGCTGGGAGCCCTGGCCCGCAAGTTCGGGGTCAATCGCGTGGTCCAGGCCGGACGCGGCTACAGCTTCACGGTTGTCCCGGACGAAATGCCCAGCCACCCCATCTATTTCCCGGCGCAGCGCGTGGCCTGCACGCCGCTCGGGGACCGGTTCAGGGTTGCCGGCATGATGGAGTTCCGTAACGTCGACGCGCCCCTGGATCCGCGGCGCATCAAGGCCATCGTGGATGCCGCTTCGCCCATGTTTACGGGCATCAACTGGGAGGACCGTGCCGAGGAATGGGTGGGGTCTCGGCCCTGCACCACTGATGGTTTCCCGCTGGTGGGTGCCACCCGCTCGCCGCGCGTCCACGTGGCCGGCGGGCACGGCATGTGGGGCATCGCACTGGGCCCGCTCACCGGAAAAATGGTCGCTGCCGGGATTACGGGAAACACCCCGCCCGCCAGCATCCGCCACTTCAACCCGCTGCGGTAA
- a CDS encoding acetylxylan esterase, with amino-acid sequence MPLFDLPPEQLRSYESALEEPTDFDEFWDATIAEAREFALGVSFSPVDNLLSVIDSFDVSFNGFGGARIKGWLHLPANRTPGQKLPVVVQYIGYSGGRGLVQQDTAWAQAGYAHFIMDTRGQGYGGLLGDTADPHASAGDVAHPGLMTRGIGRREDYYYRRAYVDAFRAIEAAQTHSEVDEHQIILTGISQGGGLTIAAAGLAAGRLNGVIAVMPDVPFLQDFPRSIDIAARGPYPEIAAFLKRHRHDYEPILEVLNYYDGVHLARRCTAPALYSAAGQDDICPPSTVYGSFNAYGAAAAEQPAKDIEYYRFNNHEGGQEHQWIKQLHYVADLLAG; translated from the coding sequence TTGCCGCTTTTCGACCTGCCCCCGGAGCAACTGCGCAGCTACGAATCAGCACTTGAAGAGCCCACGGACTTTGACGAATTCTGGGATGCCACCATCGCCGAGGCCCGCGAATTCGCCCTGGGCGTCAGCTTCTCACCGGTGGACAACCTGCTGAGCGTCATCGACAGCTTCGACGTGTCCTTCAATGGTTTCGGCGGCGCGAGAATCAAGGGCTGGCTGCACCTGCCCGCCAACCGCACTCCGGGCCAAAAGCTGCCCGTCGTCGTCCAGTACATCGGCTATTCCGGCGGCCGCGGCCTGGTCCAGCAGGACACCGCCTGGGCGCAGGCCGGCTACGCACATTTCATCATGGACACCCGCGGACAGGGCTACGGCGGGCTCCTCGGCGACACCGCCGACCCGCACGCCTCCGCCGGCGACGTGGCCCACCCAGGCCTCATGACCCGCGGCATCGGGCGCCGCGAGGACTACTACTACCGCCGCGCCTACGTTGACGCCTTCCGCGCCATCGAGGCCGCCCAGACCCACAGCGAAGTCGACGAACACCAGATCATTCTCACCGGCATCAGCCAGGGCGGAGGCCTGACCATCGCCGCCGCGGGGCTCGCCGCAGGCAGGCTCAACGGCGTCATCGCCGTCATGCCCGACGTTCCGTTCCTGCAGGACTTCCCCCGCTCCATCGACATCGCCGCGCGCGGCCCCTACCCGGAAATTGCCGCCTTCCTCAAACGCCACCGCCACGACTACGAGCCCATCCTTGAGGTGCTCAACTATTACGACGGCGTCCACCTCGCCCGCCGCTGCACCGCCCCGGCGTTGTATTCAGCCGCCGGGCAGGACGACATCTGCCCGCCCTCAACCGTGTACGGCTCCTTCAACGCCTACGGTGCCGCCGCGGCAGAACAGCCGGCCAAGGACATTGAGTACTACCGCTTTAACAACCACGAAGGCGGCCAGGAACACCAATGGATCAAGCAGCTGCATTACGTGGCCGATTTGCTGGCCGGATAA
- a CDS encoding 3-deoxy-7-phosphoheptulonate synthase produces MSITAATETNPVNETVQASSTANLRVSQFTELPSPAQLAEKLPLDAKTSNVVERGRDQVRAIMDGLDDRLLVVVGPCSIHDPAAGLEYARRLAETAKAHEEDLLIVMRAYFEKPRTTVGWKGLINDPHLDGSHDVAKGLEMARKFLLQVAELGMPTGTEFLEPISPQYTADLITWGAIGARTTESQIHRQLSSGLSMPIGFKNGTDGDLQVALDACNAASAPQSFLGIDGDGRASLVSTAGNQDTHVILRGGRKGPNYKAADVAEASEKAAAASVNPRLIVDASHANSGKSHHRQAEVALEIGAQLESGDASAHTIAGVMLESFLVGGAQNLDVEKVAAGGAELTYGQSVTDACMDWDVTADVLANLARSSRARRTAATSH; encoded by the coding sequence ATGAGCATTACCGCAGCCACCGAAACCAACCCGGTAAACGAAACAGTGCAGGCAAGCTCAACAGCAAACTTGCGGGTCAGCCAGTTCACCGAACTGCCGTCACCGGCCCAGCTGGCGGAGAAGCTGCCGCTGGATGCAAAGACAAGCAACGTCGTCGAACGCGGCCGTGACCAGGTCCGCGCCATCATGGACGGCCTCGATGACAGGCTGCTCGTGGTGGTGGGTCCGTGCTCCATCCACGATCCCGCAGCCGGGCTGGAATACGCCCGCCGGCTGGCCGAAACCGCCAAGGCTCACGAAGAAGACCTGCTGATCGTGATGCGCGCGTACTTCGAAAAGCCGCGCACCACAGTGGGCTGGAAGGGCCTGATCAACGATCCCCACCTGGACGGCAGCCACGACGTTGCCAAGGGCCTGGAAATGGCGCGCAAATTCCTGCTGCAGGTTGCTGAGCTGGGCATGCCCACCGGTACCGAATTCCTGGAACCGATCAGCCCCCAGTACACGGCCGACCTGATCACGTGGGGTGCCATCGGTGCCCGAACCACCGAAAGTCAGATCCACCGCCAGCTCAGCTCGGGCCTGTCCATGCCGATCGGTTTCAAGAACGGCACCGACGGTGACCTGCAGGTGGCGCTCGATGCGTGCAACGCGGCCAGCGCTCCGCAGTCGTTCCTGGGGATCGACGGCGACGGCCGTGCCTCGCTCGTGAGCACCGCCGGGAACCAGGACACTCACGTGATCCTGCGCGGCGGCCGCAAGGGCCCCAACTACAAGGCTGCGGATGTGGCGGAGGCGTCCGAAAAGGCCGCCGCCGCCAGCGTCAACCCGCGCCTCATCGTTGACGCCAGCCATGCCAATTCGGGCAAGAGCCACCACCGCCAGGCCGAGGTTGCGCTGGAAATCGGTGCGCAGCTGGAATCCGGCGACGCCTCGGCACACACCATCGCCGGCGTCATGCTGGAGAGCTTCCTGGTGGGCGGCGCCCAGAACCTCGATGTTGAAAAGGTTGCTGCCGGCGGGGCTGAACTGACGTATGGCCAGTCCGTCACCGATGCCTGCATGGACTGGGACGTGACCGCCGATGTCCTGGCGAACCTCGCCCGCAGCTCCCGCGCCCGCCGCACCGCGGCCACTTCACACTAA